ACAATTTGGGGCACTTATTGTTACCAAAGTGACGTAGGCAATTTGTTCGAGGTCAATTCAACTTCGTTCAACTCGTAAGCGACAAATGAAATCCCCTTGATATGAAGACTACagacatttaaattatttttgttaatatttaagcGTTCCCGATGTgcaaatatttcattgtttatctCACGGCGTATTATTGAATAAGAATACTGTTGAAGAGTTCAAAAACTGTGATAAGGTCGAGCTTTTGAAGATTGAAGGCACTCTACTCTGGAAGGATATTCAGAACGGAAATTGCTTTCAGAATCCGTCATTACTATCGAGATTCTTAGTCTTATCGTATGCAGTACGTAGCcgtattaaaatcaatatgaagCAAAAATTCCaataacaattatttaatttattgttttaggaTTTGAAAaagtatcaatatttttattggtttgCATTTCCGGCCCCGAGCCATCCGTTCGTTTATCTCGCTGAGGAAGCAGCATCGCTTGAGAATGTGTTCAGCGCGTCACAGATATCATCATTGATAGATAGCCATGCGGCGTTTGACGTCAATCAAAAGTCATTCTTCATCGTAAACATCAGCGATGCCGAAGCGAAGGCAATTCCTCTGGCGAACGTCGTCAACGAAGACTTTCAAAATCACATGAAGTCCAATTCTGAGCAATACTGCTTCGGATTTATCGATCCTAGCGATAACGAGTATCCCGGTTGGATGTTGAGAAATTTCGTCACGCTGCTGCTGTACCACTTCAAGTGGTTCTGCGGTAAAAGTTTGAAGGTGGTGTCGCTTCGGTTCAAACGGAACAACGACTTCAGCAAGAGTTTGGTGTTCAAAATAAACGTACCCAAGGATCTGACTGGTGATTGGGGCGAAAATTGGGTAGGTTGGGAGCGTAACGACAAGGGTAACTTTGGACCGAGGTTCGCAAATATGGCTTCGTCGATGGATCCCATGTTGTTAGTATCAGTTTTGAAACGCTAACGCTAGATATTTTTATCAGTTTTTGAGtatgttttattgaaataaatattaaaataggtTGGCAGGATCGTCCGTAGATCTGAATTTGAAGCTGATGAAGTGGCGACTGTTGCCCGACATAGATCTGGATTGCATAAAAGATACTAAATGCTTACTTCTTGGTGCTGGAACTCTGGGATGTTCGGTTGCTAGGAATTTATTGgtactcttttttttattatatttaaatatagtttTACATTAAAGATCCAAGCTACttgatacatattttgataattgTAACTTCATAAGGCAGaaaaatatgtgatttttttttattgattagaAAGACACCTGGGATATGATGACCTACCCAGTTTAAGTTTTGTAgattattacaaaaaatgctTGTTTTATGAACTTTTGGCTCATATGAGCGAGTATACTGCgcaatacatatgcacatgcgCACAGTGCATTTATATTTTGCAGTGTATTGTAGGCAGGTGTATTTCGACCGTTTCCAGGCCTATGGATACTCGGATGAGTTTTTTTTAAgaggatatttatttatgttcagtATACAAGTATTGTATGTATGGTGAAGGAGGCAGTTGTTCGACTTCGAAGGAGTGAGCTGGCTGAACTCTAGAGGCTCTTGCGCTAGTTTATATCCTGGTTCATTGTGCAATGCGTAGCTGTGTGCTGAGATCACCTTTTCAAGGATTCCTGCGGACTCGCGATGGTTTTATAGAGCGAGTCAGATTGTGTCTTTGCCTTTGTATGAGCGAAGATATTTCAGGCGAAGATGCTCGTACAGGAACGCCATAATGCTATCATGGGGCTTGTGATTAATTAAGAAATATGTAGATGAGATCATCGACCTCGATTCAGGATTCTACAAgctgtgctatattcctacagtataaataaaatttacatatgttctttaaatttcaatgcataatttttttttttttatatgtttataatgtGATTTGGATCTTTTATACAAAACTACGTACGTTAATTTGTAagataaattaaacaatttcgttaaaactatgtttattctatttttatagGCATGGGGTGTCAGGGATATAACATTTATCGACAATGGCAAAGTTTCGTTTTCGAATCCAGTTCGTCAGAGTCTTTTCACACACGAAGACTGCCTCAACGGGGGAAAGTTGAAGGCTTTAGCTGCtgctgcaaatttaaaaaagattttcCCCGGAGTAGttagtataaaattataatatttttttaatttagaatgtTTATAAATGTAACggtaaaaattaaacttttctcCCGTAAGTTGGAATATAAACTGAATTCTCTTTATGAGAATGTTAAGCATCCCTTTGTAGGCAGGGAAGGTTTATGTTACGACTGTGTCTCAGTATCAGTACGTTCAGTATCATTGTATGTACGGCGAAGGAGGTAGTTGCTTGACTTTGGAGGAGTTGACTGGCTGAAGTCCAGAGAATCGCTGGCGTCTGGGACTGGTTTATATCCGGGTCGGTTGTGCAATGCGTAGCTTGGCTGGTGAGATCATGCTATCGAGGATTCCTACGGGCTCGAGATTGTTCAGTGCGTAGCCGTATGATGAGATTATACTTTCGGGGGTTCCTATGGGCTCGATTTTGTTTATGTGGAGCAAATTCAATTGTGTCTATCCTTGTGTGAACGAATGCCTTAACGCCGACATCGCCAGGTGGACTTTGTATGCTCGTATAGAGCTTACTTTTGCGACTTTTGTTCTATGGGAAATAAATTATCGACCTCGATGCAAACGTTGTTATATTCCTAcacattttattgatttaatttacaatccatGTTACTCACTGAACTCTGTTCTGTACATTTTAGAATTCAAAAGGTGTAACGATGCACATTCCAATGCCGGGACATCCCGTTGGCAAATCGCTAAAAGAACAGACTGAAAAGGACATTGAGACGCTAACGCAACTTATTTCTTCGCATGATGTAGTATTTCTATTGCTTGACTCGAGAGAAGCTCGATGGTTGCCTACCATCATCGCTGCACATTATAAAAAGGTAATTCATGTTCTGAAAATCTTTTAATTAGGTAGACTGTCTGTTTCGTAACTACGAGGTTCAGAGTTCAAATCATAATAGGATTTTCCGTATTCCTATGGCTGATATTAATTTGCATCTGGATTCCAATAAACCCAAGACATTTACTAAACCTGATCATTGAACAATGCAGTAACCAATCTTAGAGCTGTTGATAGTTTGAATCCGATTTATACTATATTTTCAACTAGGATTAGACCTAACATTGGAGACAAATTGTCTTGACAGCCTCTAGACTTATCTATCATCGCTCTAATaagacatatttacatatatatactaaataGATTCTTATTCTTCATCAGCTTGTGGTCAACGCAGCCTTGGGCTTTGACAGCTACCTTATCATGAGGCACGGAATATACGAAGATGAGCCGAGCGGCGAAAACTCAGACGAAATCAAAAGACATTTCATACCTGGCCATCAGCTCGGTTGCTATTTTTGCAACGACGTTAC
This Arctopsyche grandis isolate Sample6627 chromosome 7, ASM5162203v2, whole genome shotgun sequence DNA region includes the following protein-coding sequences:
- the Atg7 gene encoding autophagy-related 7, translating into MEENILQYSTLSSFVDPGFWHKLTQIKLDVDGLEDRRKTIWGTYCYQSDVGNLFEVNSTSFNSVPDVQIFHCLSHGVLLNKNTVEEFKNCDKVELLKIEGTLLWKDIQNGNCFQNPSLLSRFLVLSYADLKKYQYFYWFAFPAPSHPFVYLAEEAASLENVFSASQISSLIDSHAAFDVNQKSFFIVNISDAEAKAIPLANVVNEDFQNHMKSNSEQYCFGFIDPSDNEYPGWMLRNFVTLLLYHFKWFCGKSLKVVSLRFKRNNDFSKSLVFKINVPKDLTGDWGENWVGWERNDKGNFGPRFANMASSMDPMLLAGSSVDLNLKLMKWRLLPDIDLDCIKDTKCLLLGAGTLGCSVARNLLAWGVRDITFIDNGKVSFSNPVRQSLFTHEDCLNGGKLKALAAAANLKKIFPGVNSKGVTMHIPMPGHPVGKSLKEQTEKDIETLTQLISSHDVVFLLLDSREARWLPTIIAAHYKKLVVNAALGFDSYLIMRHGIYEDEPSGENSDEIKRHFIPGHQLGCYFCNDVTAPGNSQKDRTLDQQCTVTRPGVANIAGALASEVAISITQHKRKIDAPAPYNVSGESNDVEGILGAVPHSIRGFLSSFQQVLPSSGKFKQCIACSSIVIEAYRKGSNAFLMEVFNSAKYLEDLTGLTNLHAATDESEMWALSESDED